TTCCTCGACATGCAAACTAAGTCTTTTGTCCAGATCTTGGTTTGTTTTTCTCAACTGTTCATTTTCCTCGACATGCAAACTAAGTCTTTTGTCCAGATCTTGGTTTGTTTTTCTCAACTGTTTATTTTTCTCGACAAGCAATTGTGGAGATAAAATTCCaccaaacttttcaaaacaTTCTGTATATCTGAAGCTCTGTGAAGCATTATACTTTGGCGGACATGGGGTTGAAGAAAGATTATAGCATGGTGCGCCGtaatttacttgaattttgTTCCCAATGTTCTCTTCGGGACAATATCCGCCGACCATTACTTCTTCACAGGAACACAACACCAAAGTTTCATTTCTCCATGTGCTGATCACATATATAGCTTTATGTTCAGTTGATGGACAGTTAACATGGGCTGCTACCTCTATTTCACTACGTGGAATGTACTCGACATTTCTCAATGCTATGTAAGGTGGTGTTTTGCATCCAGCAGACACTACTGCAAACACACTGCAGATCAGAATCAAACTTCCAGCCATGCTgtctaaaaaataaaattaaaaaaaa
Above is a genomic segment from Ostrea edulis chromosome 3, xbOstEdul1.1, whole genome shotgun sequence containing:
- the LOC125674885 gene encoding uncharacterized protein LOC125674885 isoform X1, whose amino-acid sequence is MACFAALDDDSMAGSLILICSVFAVVSAGCKTPPYIALRNVEYIPRSEIEVAAHVNCPSTEHKAIYVISTWRNETLVLCSCEEVMVGGYCPEENIGNKIQVNYGAPCYNLSSTPCPPKYNASQSFRYTECFEKFGGILSPQLLVEKNKQLRKTNQDLDKRLSLHVEENEQLRKTNQDLDKRLSLHVEENEQLRKKNEELEQSCKQIELILTTIIGILLLVLICIGCRIYEMGHCSSFLPYISIAIIQQFLKKMCCCGTSKEPQMDNFKEDQTTKIKENKNLLKQDDNISVGIPT
- the LOC125674885 gene encoding uncharacterized protein LOC125674885 isoform X3; translated protein: MDSMAGSLILICSVFAVVSAGCKTPPYIALRNVEYIPRSEIEVAAHVNCPSTEHKAIYVISTWRNETLVLCSCEEVMVGGYCPEENIGNKIQVNYGAPCYNLSSTPCPPKYNASQSFRYTECFEKFGGILSPQLLVEKNKQLRKTNQDLDKRLSLHVEENEQLRKTNQDLDKRLSLHVEENEQLRKKNEELEQSCKQIELILTTIIGILLLVLICIGCRIYEMGHCSSFLPYISIAIIQQFLKKMCCCGTSKEPQMDNFKEDQTTKIKENKNLLKQDDNISVGIPT
- the LOC125674885 gene encoding uncharacterized protein LOC125674885 isoform X2, whose product is MGILDSMAGSLILICSVFAVVSAGCKTPPYIALRNVEYIPRSEIEVAAHVNCPSTEHKAIYVISTWRNETLVLCSCEEVMVGGYCPEENIGNKIQVNYGAPCYNLSSTPCPPKYNASQSFRYTECFEKFGGILSPQLLVEKNKQLRKTNQDLDKRLSLHVEENEQLRKTNQDLDKRLSLHVEENEQLRKKNEELEQSCKQIELILTTIIGILLLVLICIGCRIYEMGHCSSFLPYISIAIIQQFLKKMCCCGTSKEPQMDNFKEDQTTKIKENKNLLKQDDNISVGIPT